The Persephonella hydrogeniphila region TGGAAAAAACACCTCCAGAACTTTCTGCAGATATTGTAGAAAGAGGAATCGTTCTTGCAGGAGGAGGCTCTCTTCTCCATGCAATGGATATAAGGCTTAGAGAGGAAACCAATCTTCCTGTATATTACTGTGAAGATCCGTTGACTGCTGTAGCAGAAGGTATAGGAAAAGCTCTGGATGATATTGATCTGATAAGAAAGATATCTCTCCAGTAAAATGAAAAAAAAGATTCTTATCTTTGTTGTTTTTACGTTTGTTTTTCTTTTGGGGGGTACTTTTATTGTCAGAACTGGTTTTGTAAAAGGTATAGCCCTTGATGCTTCATACCCGTTCTTGAATTCTGTTTCTAAGATTTCTGATTTTTTAGACTATATTTTTGAACTTTTTACTTCTAAAGATCAGCTGATTAAAAAAAACACAGAGTTAGAAAAAAAAGTTGAACTGCTGAAAGCCCAGATTATTTATCTGAAAAGATTAGAAAAGGAAAATCTGGAGCTGAAAAAAATAGTAAATTTTATAAAGAACTATCCGGAATACAGTTTTAAAACAGGAAAAGTAATAGGATATTCTCCTGATAACTGGAATAATTTTATTATCATAAATCTTGGAAAGAATGACGGACTGAAAGTAGGAGATATTGTTGTATCAGATGGATATCTTCTTGGAGAGGTGTACCAGACAGGATTTAACTCATCTTCTGTTATTCTTATCTCAGATAAAAATTTCAGGATATCTGTTAGATGTAGAAAAACAAGGGAGACTGTTTTTTACCAGGGGAAAAATCAGAAGGAAGGAAAACTTATTTATGTTAAACCGGAACAGGATATAAGAATTGGAGATGTTATAGAGACTTCAGGTGTAGATTCGGGAATTCCTGAAGGAATACCTATCGGTACTGTAAAATCTGTTTCCTATGAAGAGGGTGATTTTTATAAAGATGTTTCTGTGAGTATTAATGTAAATCCTATGAAAATAGAATATGTTGTTGTTATCTCAAGGAAAGAAGGTAAAAAATGAGGCTATACTTTTTTGCTTTTTCTCTCTTTTTGCTACAGATATCCATTATTACAAGGTTTTTCTCTTTTGAAGGTATAATCCCTGACTTTCTTACAATATTTGTTATTATATACAGCCTGAAAAATAGTCTGAAAGAGTCAATAAAGATGGCAGTTTTCGTCGGTATTTTGCAGGATCTTTTATCTCCTTCAGGTCTTATTTTTAACACATTAACAAAGCTTATTGTTGTGGGTATCACTTTTTCTATGAAAGACAGATTTTATTACTCTAATTTGGTTGTAAAAGGTGTACTTATTGTAGTTATAACCTTTATTGATATAGGGATTAAAAGCTCACTGATATTTTTTAAAACAGGTATCTTTGAGATATCCTATTACCATCTTGTATATCTTGTATTAAATTTTGTTATTTTTTATCTGGTGACATTTTTAGATGAAGTTAAGTAGAGTAAAACTGCTTATAGGTGTTTTTATCTTTGCATTTGTTATTTTAGGGGGGCGTCTTTTTTACCTTCAGGTAATTAAAGGAGATTACTACAGACAGATAGCAGAGAGAAACCATATAAGAATAATAGTGTCGAACCCTCCAAGGGGAAAAATTTATGATAGAAATGGTATACTTCTGGCTTACGATGAGCCTACATTTCAGATTTATACATACCCTTATCTTGTTAAAAAAAGAATTAACAGATTAAGAAAAAATTTGAAAGATATATTAGGTATAGAACTGACAAATGAGATGATAGATAAGATAAAAAAAGGCTACTCAAATAAAGTGATTATTAAAAAAAGTATCGACGAAAAAATCGTAAAAAAATTTATAGATAACTGGCAATTTTTTGAGGGTCTTTTCTTAGAGGTTCAGCCACGGAGAGTTTATACAGAGTATGCCAGATACATGCCGCATCTTCTTGGGTATGTAGGATACCCTTCTAAAAGGGAGTTGGAAGAAAATCCGGATCTGATGCCTGATACTCTTATAGGAAAAAGTGGAGCTGAAAAGATATTTGATAAATATCTGAGGGGAGAATACGGTGCAAAAGCTGTAATGGTAGATGCTAGGGGAAGGATTGTAAAAACTGTATGGGAGAAAAAGCCAAAAAGGGGAAGTGATATTTATCTTACGGTAGATGCAAGAATACAGAAGATCGCTTACGACTCTTTCAAAAAATCAGGGCAAAAATCGGGAGCTGTTATTGTGGTTGACCCAAAAACTTACGATATCCTTGCTCTTTTAAGTTATCCTATCTATGATATACAGAGATTTTCAGACGGACTTACAAAAAAAGAGTGGAACAGTTTAATAAAAAACAAGTATAAACCCCTCTTTAATAAAGCCTTAAATGGAATATATCCTCCTGGATCTATATTTAAAATTACTGTAGCTCTTGCTGCACTTCAGGAAGGTATTATATATCCATACCAGAAACTTTTTTCTGGATCCCAGTTCCAGATAGGAAAGTGGGTTTACAGAAACTGGGATCCAAGAGGTTGTGGAAATATAGATGTGATGCAGGCTCTTGAGATGTCGTGTGATACATTTTTTTATCAGGTGGGGATAAAGCTTGGAGCAGAAAAGATAAGTTTTTATGCAAGACTTTTTGGTCTTGGAGAGAAGCTAAATCCGGATATAGAAAGTAAGAAGGCAAGAATACCTGATCCTGAATGGAAGGCCGGTTATATAGGGGAGCCATGGTATCTTGGAGACACTGTGAATTACAGTATAGGACAGGGTTTTCTTGCTATTACTCCCTTTGATGGTACAAAAATTCTTCTACCTGTTGTAAACGGAGGAAATGTGCTAAAGCCAAAACTGCTAAAGGCGTACTTTGATATGGAAAAAAGAAAATTTGTAGAGGTAAAACCTCAGCTGATAAGGAAATTAAATATAAAGAATTTCTACTACAGGATAATAAAGAAAGGGCTTTATAAAGTTATTTATGGAGAGAAAGGTACAGCAAAGCTTCTATCTCTTTCTCCTGTAAAAAATGCAGGAAAAACAGGTACTGCACAGGTGTTCAGACATAAAAAGAGAAAAGAAAAGATAGAAAAATGGTATCTTCAGAACCATGCATGGTTCGTTGATTTTCTTCCCTATAAAAGACCGAAATTTGTGATTTCTGTCTTTGTTGAACACGGGATAGGAGGTAGTAAAACAGCTGTCCCTATAACAAAATCTATAATTGATGAAATGTATGCTGAAGGAATTATAAATGAGGTTAATTAGATTTTTTTCAGGTTACGATTTTTTACTGTTATTTCTTGTATTTTTTCTGATAGTGTGGAGTGTTATAAATATTTACAGTGCAACCATAAATGAGTATAAAACTCTGTACATAAAACAGGCGATTTATGGATTTGTAGGAATCGTTATTATCTTTTTATTTCCTCTCATAAACTACAGAAAGTTTTTAAACTTTTCTCCCTTTATATACCTTTCAGGTGTTTTAATGCTGGTCAGTGTTATCTTTGCCGGTACTACTATACTGGGAGCAAAAAGATGGATAAGTCTCGGATTTTTTACTGTACAGCCTTCAGAGTTTATGAAATTTGTCCTTATTGTGACTGTAGCTTATATATTGGGGCAGAGGAAAGATGGAATAGATAACAGGCAACTTCTTATAGTTACTGGTGTTGTGTCAGTTCCCTTTTTACTTACATTGAAACAGCCGGATCTCGGAACAGCTATAACATTATTAATTCCAGTACTGACGATGCTCTTTGTTGGAGGACTTAGCAAAAAGATAATCTACGGGAGCATTATTATTGGGATTATACTATCTCCTTTTATATGGGAGCATCTTGCAGACTACCAGAAAAAAAGGATTCTTGCCTTTATCAATCCAGAAGCAGATCCTTTCAAAAGTGCTTACCATATTTTGCAGTCAAAAATAGCTGTAGGTTCTGGAGGATTAACAGGAAAAGGCTTTTTAAATGGTACACAATCAAAACTGTTTTTTTTACCGGAACAGCACACAGATTTTATTTTTGCAACAATAGGTGAGGAGTGGGGTTTTGTTATTTCATTTTTAATTCTGTTAGTTTATCTTCTTATAGGTCTGAGAATACTTTACTGGGGAATAAAAGTGAGAGATATAGAAGGAAAATATATATGTTTTGGTGCAGGAAGTCTTATTCTTACACAGGCTTTTATTAATATAGCTATGACAGTTGGTTTTGCACCTGTTGTAGGAATAACACTTCCTTTCCTCAGTTACGGTGGAAGTTCAATGATAACTTTTTCTTTAATAGTTGGTCTGGTTTTAAGTGTGATAAGAGTTTATAAAACAGAAAAACTTTCCTTCAGTTGAAAGGGGGAGTAAGCTCCCCCTTTTTTATGCGTCTATCGGATAAACAGATACTACCTTTTTTCCTTTTGCTCTTTCAAACTTAACGACGCCATCGATGAGAGCAAAAAGAGTGTAGTCTTTGCCAAGACCTACATTCTTCCCGGGGTATATTTTTGTTCCTCTCTGTCTTACCAGTATATTTCCGGCTTTTACCACCTGACCGTCGTATCTTTTAACACCAAGTCTTTTACTGAAGGAATCCCTTCCATTCTTAGCTGAACCACCACTTTTCTTTGAAGCCATATTTTAAATCCTCCTTTAAGCCTTAATTTCTTTAATTTTTATTAAAGTGTAAGGCTGTCTGTGTCCATTTAGCTTTTTGTAGTTCTTTTTTCTTTTGAAATGAAATACAAGGACTTTTTTGTTTTTTCCGTGTTTCACCACTTCAGCTTCTACTTTTCCTTCTGTTTTTATGTTTCCCTCATCATCTCTTATAAGAGAAGCTTCAAGCTCGACAGTCTCACCGGGATTGGCATTTAATTTTTCAACTCTAAGTAGCATTTCTGGTTCTACTTTATACTGCTTACCACCTGTTTTTATAACAGCATACATTTTTCCTACAACCTCCTGTTAACAATTTAAAGCAAAAAAATATTTTATTACAAATATTTATTATCTTCAACATTTTAAAACTATGATCAATGATTGATGCAGGTCAATTACAAATAAATTTTCATCTGTATACTATATATTGTGCCTAATTAATAGTAACACTATATATAGAAGGAGGGCGTTATGGGTGCCTACTTGGTTGAAAATTACCTTAAAAAGTTAGACTGGAGAGTTTATGAGAACAGTAACACCACCTATTCACTACAGGGTCTTAACTTTTATATATCTTCAGAAGTAACTAAGGAGTACTGGCTTACCTCTGTGTACAATGAAAAGATAGCAAATGCCCATAAAGAAGGAGATATACATATACATGATCTCCAAAATCTCAGTGTTTACTGTGTAGGATGGGATCTGTATGATCTTCTGACAACAGGGTTTAAGGGTGCTTACGGAAAAGCTGAAAGCAATCCTCCTAAACATTTTTCTTCGGCACTTGGACAGATAGTTAACTTTCTGTACACATTACAGGGTGAAGCTGCAGGAGCACAGGCGTTCTCAAATTTTGATACGCTTCTTGCTCCTTTTGTAAGATACGATGGATTATCTTTTAAACAGGTAAAACAGGCTATACAGGAGTTTGTTTTTAATCTTAATGTTCCCACAAGGGTCGGATTTCAAACACCTTTTACAAATCTTACTTTTGATCTAAAGGCTGAAAATTCCCCCTATGCAGATCAGTATGTTGTTGTTGGAGGACAGATACAGAAAGAGAAATACAGGGATTTCCAGAAAGAGATGGATATGATTAATGAGGCTTTCTTTGAGGTGATGAGCGAAGGGGATGCTTCAGGAAGGATTTTTACATTTCCTATACCGACGTACAACATAACAGAGGATTTTGATTGGGATAATCCTGTACTTGAAAAACTGTGGAAGATGACAGGTAAATATGGAATTCCTTATTTTGCAAACTTTATAAACTCTGATCTTGATCCTAATGATGCAAGAAGTATGTGCTGTAGATTAAGATTAGATGTAAGGGAACTGAAAAAAAGAGGAGGAGGACTGTTTGGTGCAAATCCATTAACAGGTTCGATAGGTGTTGTAACAATTAATCTTCCAAGAATAGGATATCTATCTAACAGTAAGTCTCAATTTTTTGAAAGATTAAATGAACTTCTTGAGATAGCGAAGGAAAGTCTTGAAATAAAAAGAAGATTTCTTGAGGACTTAACAGATAAAGGATTATATCCGTATTCTAAATTCTATCTGAGAAGCATAAAAGGACAGACAGGGGAGTACTGGAAAAACCATTTTTCAACAGTCGGTGTTATCGGTATGAATGAGGCAGCTTTAAACCTGCTGGGAGTTGATATAGCAACAGAAGAAGGTAAAAAATTTGCAGAAGAGGTTCTTGATTTTATAAACAGCAAACTTATTAAATTTCAGATGGAAACAGGGAATAATTACAATCTTGAGGCTACTCCTGCTGAAGGAACTTCTTACAGGCTGGCAAAAATTGATAAATCTAAATATCCAGATATAATCGTTGCAAACGAGAAAGAGTACAGGTATGGAGCAGCTCCTTACTACACAAACTCAACCCATCTTCCTGTTGATTACTCAGATGATCCTATTTTTGTTTTAGAAAATCAGGATAGCCTCCAGACAAAATATACAGGAGGAACTGTTATTCATTTCTTCCTTGGAGAAAAGGTATCAGATACAGAAGCGGTTAAAGGTTTTATTAGGTATGTGTGTGAAAACTACCATCTTCCGTACTTTACACTTACACCGACATTTAGCGTTTGTCCTGTCCACGGTTATATATCAGGTGAACACAGGGAATGTCCAGAATGTGGAGAAGAAACAGAGGTCTATTCAAGGATTGTTGGATACTTTAGACCTGTTAAACACTGGAATGATGGAAAAAAAGAAGAGTTTAAAAATAGAAAGATGTATAAGATTGCTGCTGCCGCCACTTGACGGCTGTGTTTTCTCCCCCTCTCCCCTTTCCTCCCTCCCCGGGAGGCCTTTTTAAAACTATAAGAGAGGAAAAGTTATGAAAATTGGAGGATTCCAGAAATTTTCTTTGATTGATTATCCGGGAAAGATATCTGCCGTTATTTTTGTTCAGGGTTGTAATTTTAGATGTCATTACTGTCATAACAGAGATCTTGTTCTTCCTGAATATTTTTCAAAAACTATCCCTGAAGAGGAGATTATAGATTTCCTTTCTTTGAGAAAAGGCAAGCTTCAGGGTGTTGTTATAACTGGAGGAGAGCCTACAATATTTCCTGACCTTCCAGATTTTATATACAAAATAAAGAAAATGGGCTTTTATATAAAGTTAGATACAAACGGTTCAAATCCTGATATGCTTTCATTACTTATTGAGAGGAAGCTTGTAGATTTTGTAGCTATGGATATCAAAGCTCCTGTTGAGAAGTACGGGGAAATCACAGGGGCAAGTGTGGACAAAAATAAGATTATCCAGTCTATAGATATTCTAAAAAACTCAGGTGTACATTATGAGTTTAGAACAACAGTTGTAAAAGGACTGATATCAGAGATAGATCTGTATAGAATTGCTAATTTAATAAAAGGTGCGGTGCGTTATGCAGTCCAAAATTTCCATCCTGTTGAAACAGTGGTAAATGAAAATTTTAAAAAACAGGAAGGATACTCAAAAAATCAACTTAAGGATATAGAAAAGAAACTGAAAAGTAAATTTCCTCAGTTCATTGTAAGAGCTTAAACTGTGCTTCCTGTAAATACCAGTTTTAAAGGCATGACAGGAAATATGTTCTGTGATTCATAAATGTAATTCTTGACAGCCGAGTTATAGTAGGAAGTAGCTAATTTGAGAGCTTCTTCTTTACTTTCTGTATCTACGTAGCTTGATATCAGATGGATTGTTTTTATATAACTCCTGTCTGAAAGCTCAAATATAAGATCAAGCAGATTTTCTATCTGATTTTGAAAAACTTCTGTTTCTAATTCTTGGTCTAAAAACTCTTTTAACAGTCTGTCTGTGATTTCGAGAAATTTCCCAAACTCAGAATAGCTAAACAGATTCATCTGAGGAGGAATACTGTAAAAATACATACCTTCCACCTTCCTTTCCCCTTAAGGTTTTACTTAAGATAAATTAAATATTTTTTTGTTGCAACTCTGTTTTTTCTTTTATTATCTGTAAAACTTCCTGAAATACCTGTGACAAACTTTTTCCGGTAGTGTCTATTACTATCGCATCATCTGCAGGCTTCAATGGGCTATCTTTCCTCGTTTCATCTAAAAAATCTCTCTCCTTTATCTCCTTGAGTATATCCACATAACTGACATTAATTCCTTTCTCTTTTAACTCTTTATATCTTCTTTCTGCCCTTACCTCAGGTGAAGCTGTAAAGAAAAACTTTATCTCTGCATCAGGAAATATAACTGTTCCTGTATCTCTCCCTTCTAATACAGCGTTTTTAGCCTTTTCCCCTAAACTTCTCTGCATCTGAACGAGTATTTTTCTTACTTCCGGATATCTTGCTATTTTTGAGGCTATTTTCCCTATCTCTTCTGTTCTTATTAAATCAGAAACATCTTCTCCATCTAAGAGTACCCTTACACCGTTTTCTGAAGGTCTAAGATCGATATCTGTTTCCTTTAATGTCTTTAAAACAGATCTGATATCATCAGGGTCTATGCCTTTTCTTTTTATTTTAAGGGCTACAGCTCTGTACATAGCTCCAGTATCGATATATGTGAAACCAAGTTCCTTTGCGATCATCTTTGCAATTGTTGATTTACCGGAGCCTGCAGGTCCATCGATAGTTATTATCAAATCTGTTTCTCCTGAAAAAATTTTTTATATTTATTAATTGTATAACACTGGTCAGGGAGTAGTGGATGTTTTTGAGAGTTTTGCTGATTTTTGTCTTTTTTGTGATAAATGCATGGGGAAAAGTTGTAAAGGAAAAAACTGTTCAGGACGGAAGGGAGATATACACTGTAAGACTACACGACAGTCCTGTGATAGAGACTTTCTGGGTAAAACTTGAAAAAGGGGGATACATGCTTACAGGGAAGATAGAAGATTACAGATGTCAGACTTTAACAGATTTCAGCTTTGATGAGATAGTAAGAACTATAAAAAAGGAGTATGGCTATATCAGATACAGGCTGTATGTAAAGTCCATTAACGCTGTTGTTCTTCCGAATAAAGAGCCTTTCATGGCAGAACCATATAATATGAACATAAATCCAACTATAACAGATGATCTGTATCTGATAAACAGATATCTGAAGAATAAAGTAAAAGAGCTAATAAATAACAATAAAAAGTTTAAAGAGAGGTTTGAAGAACTAAAAAAGTACTATATAAACGCTGGTTTTGATAGTAAAGAAGCAGAAAGGAGAGCTTTTATTAAGCTGTCAAAATTGGTAAAAGTGGAAATAAAAAACTGGATACCTGAGGAAAAACTCCCTAAAAAATTATTTATGGTATGTTCTACAGATCTGGAAGAAAAGGGGTTAATGATAAGACATATATACGATGTTTATCCTGTAAGGGCAAGTATTAAGAAAGATAGATTTTTAGAGATACGTAAAATAGAAAAAAAAGACAATCTGATATCTGTAAAAGTATCAGTATATCCTCACATAACAAAAGAGACAAAATATGTGATGTTTGATATAATCACAGTAGATCCTGTATCTGTAAAAACAAATGACTGTAAATACGGATATATAGGAGCTTACCCTTATCTATCAGAAAAGCAGGAAAATTATTCCACCTCTCTTCAAACGATGGATAAAGGATTTTATCTTGTTCTGATGCCCTATGAAACATTGAAAGATATCCAGTTCAATCTGAAAATAGATTTTTACTGTTCTCAGAAAAAAAGGGATAAGATATCTTTACTGAATCCAGAAGGTAAAGATATTTCTAAGCTTTCCAGTAGTTACCAGATGAACTACTCAATCAAAAGATTTTTAGAAAAATATGGTTTAAACTCTGTAAAGTTAAAATTAGAGATACTCTCTCCTCAAGGATACAGATCTGGCATTTTTGAGATCAGTATACCCTGAATTCCCTATCCATAACATGTTTGTTTTCTTCAACCGTTAATCTTATATAAACCGAATCAGGAAGATGTTCAACCATTAAGACCGGTTTTCTGCAGGGATTTTCAGATGCAGGAAAGGGAGGAAATTCTTTTTTTACTCCAACAAAATCGTAAGATGCATATCCATAAGGAACAACAGGAGTATTCAAACTCAATCTGTACTTTTTTCCAGTTTTTGTTTTAAACAGTTTAATGGGAGAGAAACCTTTTACTTTTAGATTTATACGAAGGGTATATACATTTTTTAGACTGGCCAACCCTTTTATACCTTTTATATTTTCAAGCTCTTTTTTGTCTGCCAGTATAAGGTCTATAGAGTACTCTTTTTTGTCGGCAGGAAAGTATATCCATATAGATCTGTCTGTTAGGCAGGAAGGGGATATTTTGTTTTCTCCCTTGTGTTTTAACTCTAATATCCCGAATTTTTGGGGATCTGCTTCAACATTAAAAAATATAAAATTTACTCCTCCAACACTGTATCCGTATGCTTTTACAGAGAAGTTTACCTTTTTACTTTTCTTTACTTTTTCCTGGTATTTTTTTTCTAACTTTTTTAGCTCCTTGTCTACATCCTCCTGATACCTTTCTGTTGCTTTTTCTATTATATTTTCGTATTCCTTTATGTACGGCTTACATCCCTTTTCTTCAATCTCTTTCTCTAGTCTTTTATCTTTCCAGTAGTACTTTTTATAAATAGACAGACATTCATCAAGTTTTTTTCTAAATGTACTGTCTTTTTTCTCAAGCTCTTCCTGTACGTACTTTTCTAATCGGGATGTTATCTGGTCTGGGTAAGTTATTCCTGCTAACAGTAAAAATAACAGAAACAGGAGATTAATCCTGTGCGTAATCATAGCTATTTAATACCTCGCATATTTCTTCCGGTGACTTTATTGTAAAATCTCCTTCTATATCTCTGTTATGCTCGTTTCTGTATAAGATAAACCTGACATTTTTGTTTTCTTCTCTGTTGTAGCTTTCGACCATCTTTTTATCTGCCTTTGTATCTCCTATATAAAAAACTGGATTGTCAAAATCTACTTTCTCAAAAAACAGTTTCATAGGATATGAAGATGGTTTTCTGAGCTCAGGACTGGGTATATCGTTTTCTGTTATTATATAATCAAAGTATCTGTACAGATCAAATTTCTTAAATGAAAAATCAAGATCTTCAAAAGGCCTTCCTGTTATAACACCTAATATATCTGATTTTTTTCTCAACCTTTCTAAAACATCGTGGGGGAATATCATCTCTTCTCTTTCTCTGTGTTTGTGGTAGAAATCCTCAAACACATCAACAAGTTTTTCGTATTCAGGAAGTTCTATACCTGATTTTTCTGCAAAGCTGTACATATCTTTTATATTCTGGCTGTAAGGGGCAAAATCTTTTTTGAAGTTTTCTAAAGGTTTACCGGATAAAGCGTATATAATTCCTGCAACAGATGCATCCCAATCGTTATTTATATTAAATCTGAACTTTATATCTAAAAGTTTATCTTTTGGTTTTTTTATGCCGGTGAAATACTCAACAGTATCCTTTATCGAGTAATGATAAGACTTTGTAACATCTATTAAGACACCATCTACATCAAAAATAACTACCATTTTTTACTCCTTTAATTTTTCTTCCCAGTATTTTATCTGTTCTAGAACTCTCTCTTTTGCAGTTCCTCCGTAAGATTT contains the following coding sequences:
- the rodA gene encoding rod shape-determining protein RodA, producing MRLIRFFSGYDFLLLFLVFFLIVWSVINIYSATINEYKTLYIKQAIYGFVGIVIIFLFPLINYRKFLNFSPFIYLSGVLMLVSVIFAGTTILGAKRWISLGFFTVQPSEFMKFVLIVTVAYILGQRKDGIDNRQLLIVTGVVSVPFLLTLKQPDLGTAITLLIPVLTMLFVGGLSKKIIYGSIIIGIILSPFIWEHLADYQKKRILAFINPEADPFKSAYHILQSKIAVGSGGLTGKGFLNGTQSKLFFLPEQHTDFIFATIGEEWGFVISFLILLVYLLIGLRILYWGIKVRDIEGKYICFGAGSLILTQAFINIAMTVGFAPVVGITLPFLSYGGSSMITFSLIVGLVLSVIRVYKTEKLSFS
- a CDS encoding HAD family hydrolase, yielding MVVIFDVDGVLIDVTKSYHYSIKDTVEYFTGIKKPKDKLLDIKFRFNINNDWDASVAGIIYALSGKPLENFKKDFAPYSQNIKDMYSFAEKSGIELPEYEKLVDVFEDFYHKHREREEMIFPHDVLERLRKKSDILGVITGRPFEDLDFSFKKFDLYRYFDYIITENDIPSPELRKPSSYPMKLFFEKVDFDNPVFYIGDTKADKKMVESYNREENKNVRFILYRNEHNRDIEGDFTIKSPEEICEVLNSYDYAQD
- the rplU gene encoding 50S ribosomal protein L21 — protein: MYAVIKTGGKQYKVEPEMLLRVEKLNANPGETVELEASLIRDDEGNIKTEGKVEAEVVKHGKNKKVLVFHFKRKKNYKKLNGHRQPYTLIKIKEIKA
- a CDS encoding anaerobic ribonucleoside-triphosphate reductase activating protein; the protein is MKIGGFQKFSLIDYPGKISAVIFVQGCNFRCHYCHNRDLVLPEYFSKTIPEEEIIDFLSLRKGKLQGVVITGGEPTIFPDLPDFIYKIKKMGFYIKLDTNGSNPDMLSLLIERKLVDFVAMDIKAPVEKYGEITGASVDKNKIIQSIDILKNSGVHYEFRTTVVKGLISEIDLYRIANLIKGAVRYAVQNFHPVETVVNENFKKQEGYSKNQLKDIEKKLKSKFPQFIVRA
- the mrdA gene encoding penicillin-binding protein 2, giving the protein MKLSRVKLLIGVFIFAFVILGGRLFYLQVIKGDYYRQIAERNHIRIIVSNPPRGKIYDRNGILLAYDEPTFQIYTYPYLVKKRINRLRKNLKDILGIELTNEMIDKIKKGYSNKVIIKKSIDEKIVKKFIDNWQFFEGLFLEVQPRRVYTEYARYMPHLLGYVGYPSKRELEENPDLMPDTLIGKSGAEKIFDKYLRGEYGAKAVMVDARGRIVKTVWEKKPKRGSDIYLTVDARIQKIAYDSFKKSGQKSGAVIVVDPKTYDILALLSYPIYDIQRFSDGLTKKEWNSLIKNKYKPLFNKALNGIYPPGSIFKITVALAALQEGIIYPYQKLFSGSQFQIGKWVYRNWDPRGCGNIDVMQALEMSCDTFFYQVGIKLGAEKISFYARLFGLGEKLNPDIESKKARIPDPEWKAGYIGEPWYLGDTVNYSIGQGFLAITPFDGTKILLPVVNGGNVLKPKLLKAYFDMEKRKFVEVKPQLIRKLNIKNFYYRIIKKGLYKVIYGEKGTAKLLSLSPVKNAGKTGTAQVFRHKKRKEKIEKWYLQNHAWFVDFLPYKRPKFVISVFVEHGIGGSKTAVPITKSIIDEMYAEGIINEVN
- the mreC gene encoding rod shape-determining protein MreC; translation: MKKKILIFVVFTFVFLLGGTFIVRTGFVKGIALDASYPFLNSVSKISDFLDYIFELFTSKDQLIKKNTELEKKVELLKAQIIYLKRLEKENLELKKIVNFIKNYPEYSFKTGKVIGYSPDNWNNFIIINLGKNDGLKVGDIVVSDGYLLGEVYQTGFNSSSVILISDKNFRISVRCRKTRETVFYQGKNQKEGKLIYVKPEQDIRIGDVIETSGVDSGIPEGIPIGTVKSVSYEEGDFYKDVSVSINVNPMKIEYVVVISRKEGKK
- a CDS encoding ribonucleoside triphosphate reductase — its product is MGAYLVENYLKKLDWRVYENSNTTYSLQGLNFYISSEVTKEYWLTSVYNEKIANAHKEGDIHIHDLQNLSVYCVGWDLYDLLTTGFKGAYGKAESNPPKHFSSALGQIVNFLYTLQGEAAGAQAFSNFDTLLAPFVRYDGLSFKQVKQAIQEFVFNLNVPTRVGFQTPFTNLTFDLKAENSPYADQYVVVGGQIQKEKYRDFQKEMDMINEAFFEVMSEGDASGRIFTFPIPTYNITEDFDWDNPVLEKLWKMTGKYGIPYFANFINSDLDPNDARSMCCRLRLDVRELKKRGGGLFGANPLTGSIGVVTINLPRIGYLSNSKSQFFERLNELLEIAKESLEIKRRFLEDLTDKGLYPYSKFYLRSIKGQTGEYWKNHFSTVGVIGMNEAALNLLGVDIATEEGKKFAEEVLDFINSKLIKFQMETGNNYNLEATPAEGTSYRLAKIDKSKYPDIIVANEKEYRYGAAPYYTNSTHLPVDYSDDPIFVLENQDSLQTKYTGGTVIHFFLGEKVSDTEAVKGFIRYVCENYHLPYFTLTPTFSVCPVHGYISGEHRECPECGEETEVYSRIVGYFRPVKHWNDGKKEEFKNRKMYKIAAAAT
- the rpmA gene encoding 50S ribosomal protein L27, which encodes MASKKSGGSAKNGRDSFSKRLGVKRYDGQVVKAGNILVRQRGTKIYPGKNVGLGKDYTLFALIDGVVKFERAKGKKVVSVYPIDA
- the mreD gene encoding rod shape-determining protein MreD, yielding MRLYFFAFSLFLLQISIITRFFSFEGIIPDFLTIFVIIYSLKNSLKESIKMAVFVGILQDLLSPSGLIFNTLTKLIVVGITFSMKDRFYYSNLVVKGVLIVVITFIDIGIKSSLIFFKTGIFEISYYHLVYLVLNFVIFYLVTFLDEVK
- the cmk gene encoding (d)CMP kinase, which codes for MIITIDGPAGSGKSTIAKMIAKELGFTYIDTGAMYRAVALKIKRKGIDPDDIRSVLKTLKETDIDLRPSENGVRVLLDGEDVSDLIRTEEIGKIASKIARYPEVRKILVQMQRSLGEKAKNAVLEGRDTGTVIFPDAEIKFFFTASPEVRAERRYKELKEKGINVSYVDILKEIKERDFLDETRKDSPLKPADDAIVIDTTGKSLSQVFQEVLQIIKEKTELQQKNI